The following are encoded in a window of Lagenorhynchus albirostris chromosome 3, mLagAlb1.1, whole genome shotgun sequence genomic DNA:
- the JSRP1 gene encoding junctional sarcoplasmic reticulum protein 1 isoform X2, with amino-acid sequence MTTRALEELDGGLGSCQVDEDLSALADPCPGRPREDRAQATSRLADSSSWPREPAAEGSPAGGVDAWPKKTEKEPVDKVASGPGPRSPARKKAQAAPPSQPPPTPPVLSEELLWGHLTLNRCLVLASLVALLGSAFQLCREAVAGEAEAPAPVPEPWVPPSSSLKEPASPLPKSVAWAPPLGSLEPPAKVEERAAVPRSSGAAGKDKGESEETAEEERVPLADRGPKERRKKAARLRKERPRKERPQKEERPRRERPRKEERPRAAGEALHRRWEAREGGHRAWAGESRDPEHRKRQAWASPRRPDEEDRPPGRQKHHAGKGRD; translated from the exons ATGACAACCAGGGCCTTGGAGGAGTTGGATGGAGGCCTGGGCAGTTGCCAAGTGGACGAGGACCTCTCTGCACTGGCTGACCCCTGCCCAGGCCGGCCCCGGGAGGACAGGGCTCAAG CGACATCCAGGCTGGCCGACTCCAGCAGCTGGCCCCGT GAGCCGGCAGCTGAGGGCAGCCCCGCAGGCGGTGTGGATGCTTGgcccaagaaaacagaaaaggagccTGTGGACAAAGTGGCCTCCGGACCGG GTCCCCGGAGCCCCGCGCGGAAGAAGGCGCAGGCCGCGCCGCCCTCGCAGCCGCCGCCCACGCCCCCGGTCCTGAGCGAGGAGCTGCTCTGGGGACACCTGACGCTCAACAGGTGCCTGGTGCTCGCCTCGCTCGTGGCGCTGCTGGGCTCCGCCTTCCAGCTGTGCCGAG AGGCCGTGGCGGGGGAGGCGGAAGCCCCTGCGCCTGTCCCTGAGCCGTGGGTCCCGCCAAGCTCGTCCCTGAAGGAGCCAGCGTCACCCCTG CCAAAGTCCGTGGCCTGGGCCCCCCCACTGGGATCGCTCGAGCCCCCGGCGAAGGTAGAGGAAAGGGCCGCGGTTCCCAGGAGCAGCGGGGCTGCAGGGAAGGACAAAGGGGAGTCTGAGGAGACCGCTGAGGAGGAGCGCGTGCCGCTTGCCGACCGAGGGCCCAAGGAGAGGCGGAAGAAGGCGGCGAGGCTGAGAAAGGAGAGGCCCCGgaaggagaggccacagaaggagGAGAGGCCGAGGAGGGAGAGGCCCCGGAAAGAGGAGAGGCCGCGGGCTGCCGGGGAGGCCCTACACCGACGCTGGGAGGCGCGCGAAGGGGGCCATCGGGCATGGGCGGGAGAGTCCAGAGACCCCGAGCATAGGAAGAGGCAGGCCTGGGCCTCCCCGCGGCGCCCCGATGAGGAGGACCGGCCTCCCGGCCGCCAGAAGCACCACGCGGGCAAGGGGCGGGACTGA
- the AMH gene encoding muellerian-inhibiting factor isoform X1, producing the protein MMQGPPLSQLALVLLAVGALLGARTLRGEVPSTLALPREPTPGGGGGGLILHQDWDWPPPGVWPPGSPRDPLCLVTLDGGGNRSSAPLRVVGALSGYERAFLEAVRRAHWGPRDLATFAVCPPRDGQPALPHLQQLQAWLGGPGGRRLVVLHLEEVTWEPTPSLRFQEPPPGGASPEELALMVLYPGPGPEVTVTGAGLPGAQSLCLSRDSSYLPLVVGRPEAAWRGPGLALTLRRRGNGAPLSTAQLQALLFGADSRCFTRMTPALLLLPPRGPTPMPAHGQLDSVPFPQPRCARARPWGRGEWGAAQPCALTIPHSAVQAVPRARGGAAQRRSLPGDAHAPGARAAGTRVPSLAAASGPGPGLADRFPAGPGQPVGPRGAGAPARRRGAAAAAAAAHGSHPRGPRATAGSGVRAVGRGPSAPGSRRASGGGRGTARPPGAAARHHPAAGTPTGAVPGEPGRPRRSAARAAAAESAAGPARRVARAGAERVGTGASQRRHRGHRRAVRAARAERGPPRRALGAHPGDVPGQQLPGRVRLAAIGPQPAVRQPRGAPAEDAGPRRRPGAPALLRAHGLRRQAPHQPVRGAHQRAPRAQHGGHRVRLPVTPRRAPAGPYLFGPLHRSQ; encoded by the exons ATGATGCAGGGTCCACCTCTCTCTCAGCTGGCCCTGGTGCTGTTGGCAGTGGGGGCCCTGCTGGGGGCCAGGACCCTCAGGGGAGAGGTCCCCAgcaccctggccctgcccagggaGCCAACCCCAGGCGGCGGAGGCGGAGGGCTCATCTTGCACCAAGACTGGGACTGGCCACCCCCTGGTGTCTGGCCACCAGGCAGCCCTCGGGACCCCCTGTGCCTGGTGACCCTGGATGGGGGTGGCAACAGGAGCAGTGCTCCCCTGCGGGTGGTGGGGGCCCTGAGCGGCTACGAGCGGGCGTTCCTAGAGGCTGTGCGGCGCGCCCACTGGGGGCCCCGGGACCTGGCCACCTTTGCAGTCTGCCCCCCGAGAGACGGGCAGCCCGCCCTGCCCCATCTGCAGCAGCTGCAGGCATGGCTTGGGGGGCCCGGGGGGCGGCGGCTGGTGGTCCTGCACTTGGAGGAAG TGACGTGGGAGCCGACACCCTCGCTGAGGTTCCAGGAGCCTCCACCTGGAGGAGCCAGCCCCGAAGAGCTGGCGCTGATGGTGCTGTACCCAGGGCCTGGCCCGGAGGTCACCGTCACCGGGGCCGGGCTGCCCGGCGCCCAG AGTCTCTGCCTGAGCCGGGACTCCAGCTACCTGCCCTTGGTTGTGGGACGCCCCGAGGCGGCCTGGCGCGGGCCTGGGCTCGCCCTGACCCTGCGGCGCCGCGGAAACG GTGCGCCACTGAGCACCGCCCAGCTGCAGGCGCTGCTGTTCGGCGCCGACTCCCGCTGCTTCACACGGATGACCCCGGCGCTGCTCCTGCTGCCGCCGCGGGGTCCCACGCCGATGCCCGCGCACGGCCAGCTGGACTCGGTGCCCTTCCCGCAGCCCAGGTGCGCGCGGGCCCGGCCCTGGGGGCGCGGGGAGTGGGGGGCGGCGCAGCCTTGCGCCCTCACGATCCCCCACTCTGCCGTCCAGGCCGTCCCCAGAGCCCGAGGAGGCGCCGCCCAGCGCCGATCCCTTCCTGGAGACGCTCACGCGCCTGGTGCGCGCGCTGCGGGGACCCGCGTCCCGAGCCTCGCCGCCGCGTCTGGCCCTGGACCCGGGCTCGCTGACCGGTTTCCCGCAGGGCCAGGTCAACCTGTCGGACCCCGCGGCGCTGGAGCGCCTGCTCGACGGCGAGgagccgctgctgctgctgctgccgcccacGGCAGCCACCCCCGGGGTCCCCGCGCCACTGCAGGGTCCGGCGTCCGCGCTGTGGGCCGCGGGCCTAGCGCGCCGGGTAGCCGCCGAGCTTCAGGCGGCGGCCGCGGAACTGCGCGGCCTCCCGGGGCTGCCGCCCGCCACCACCCCGCTGCTGGCACGCCTACTGGCGCTGTGCCCGGGGAACCCGGTCGGCCCCGGCGGTCCGCTGCGCGCGCTGCTGCTGCTGAAAGCGCTGCAGGGCCTGCGCGCCGAGTGGCGCGGGCGGGAGCGGAGCGGGTCGGCACGGGCGCATCGCAGCGCCGGCACCGCGGCCACCGACGGGCCGTGCGGGCTGCGCGAGCTGAGCGTGGACCTCCGCGCCGAGCGCTCGGTGCTCATCCCGGAGACGTACCAGGCCAACAACTGCCAGGGCGCGTGCGGCTGGCCGCAATCGGACCGCAACCCGCGGTACGGCAACCACGTGGTGCTCCTGCTGAAGATGCAGGCCCGCGGCGCCGCCCTGGCGCGCCCGCCCTGCTGCGTGCCCACGGCCTACGCCGGCAAGCTCCTCATCAGCCTGTCCGAGGAGCGCATCAGCGCGCACCACGTGCCCAACATGGTGGCCACCGAGTGCGGCTGCCGGTGACCCCGCGCCGTGCTCCGGCCGGCCCATATTTATTCGGACCCCTTCATCGCTCCCAATAA
- the JSRP1 gene encoding junctional sarcoplasmic reticulum protein 1 isoform X1, with product MTTRALEELDGGLGSCQVDEDLSALADPCPGRPREDRAQATSRLADSSSWPRDSQEPAAEGSPAGGVDAWPKKTEKEPVDKVASGPGPRSPARKKAQAAPPSQPPPTPPVLSEELLWGHLTLNRCLVLASLVALLGSAFQLCREAVAGEAEAPAPVPEPWVPPSSSLKEPASPLPKSVAWAPPLGSLEPPAKVEERAAVPRSSGAAGKDKGESEETAEEERVPLADRGPKERRKKAARLRKERPRKERPQKEERPRRERPRKEERPRAAGEALHRRWEAREGGHRAWAGESRDPEHRKRQAWASPRRPDEEDRPPGRQKHHAGKGRD from the exons ATGACAACCAGGGCCTTGGAGGAGTTGGATGGAGGCCTGGGCAGTTGCCAAGTGGACGAGGACCTCTCTGCACTGGCTGACCCCTGCCCAGGCCGGCCCCGGGAGGACAGGGCTCAAG CGACATCCAGGCTGGCCGACTCCAGCAGCTGGCCCCGT GATTCTCAGGAGCCGGCAGCTGAGGGCAGCCCCGCAGGCGGTGTGGATGCTTGgcccaagaaaacagaaaaggagccTGTGGACAAAGTGGCCTCCGGACCGG GTCCCCGGAGCCCCGCGCGGAAGAAGGCGCAGGCCGCGCCGCCCTCGCAGCCGCCGCCCACGCCCCCGGTCCTGAGCGAGGAGCTGCTCTGGGGACACCTGACGCTCAACAGGTGCCTGGTGCTCGCCTCGCTCGTGGCGCTGCTGGGCTCCGCCTTCCAGCTGTGCCGAG AGGCCGTGGCGGGGGAGGCGGAAGCCCCTGCGCCTGTCCCTGAGCCGTGGGTCCCGCCAAGCTCGTCCCTGAAGGAGCCAGCGTCACCCCTG CCAAAGTCCGTGGCCTGGGCCCCCCCACTGGGATCGCTCGAGCCCCCGGCGAAGGTAGAGGAAAGGGCCGCGGTTCCCAGGAGCAGCGGGGCTGCAGGGAAGGACAAAGGGGAGTCTGAGGAGACCGCTGAGGAGGAGCGCGTGCCGCTTGCCGACCGAGGGCCCAAGGAGAGGCGGAAGAAGGCGGCGAGGCTGAGAAAGGAGAGGCCCCGgaaggagaggccacagaaggagGAGAGGCCGAGGAGGGAGAGGCCCCGGAAAGAGGAGAGGCCGCGGGCTGCCGGGGAGGCCCTACACCGACGCTGGGAGGCGCGCGAAGGGGGCCATCGGGCATGGGCGGGAGAGTCCAGAGACCCCGAGCATAGGAAGAGGCAGGCCTGGGCCTCCCCGCGGCGCCCCGATGAGGAGGACCGGCCTCCCGGCCGCCAGAAGCACCACGCGGGCAAGGGGCGGGACTGA
- the AMH gene encoding muellerian-inhibiting factor isoform X2 — MMQGPPLSQLALVLLAVGALLGARTLRGEVPSTLALPREPTPGGGGGGLILHQDWDWPPPGVWPPGSPRDPLCLVTLDGGGNRSSAPLRVVGALSGYERAFLEAVRRAHWGPRDLATFAVCPPRDGQPALPHLQQLQAWLGGPGGRRLVVLHLEEVTWEPTPSLRFQEPPPGGASPEELALMVLYPGPGPEVTVTGAGLPGAQSLCLSRDSSYLPLVVGRPEAAWRGPGLALTLRRRGNGAPLSTAQLQALLFGADSRCFTRMTPALLLLPPRGPTPMPAHGQLDSVPFPQPRPSPEPEEAPPSADPFLETLTRLVRALRGPASRASPPRLALDPGSLTGFPQGQVNLSDPAALERLLDGEEPLLLLLPPTAATPGVPAPLQGPASALWAAGLARRVAAELQAAAAELRGLPGLPPATTPLLARLLALCPGNPVGPGGPLRALLLLKALQGLRAEWRGRERSGSARAHRSAGTAATDGPCGLRELSVDLRAERSVLIPETYQANNCQGACGWPQSDRNPRYGNHVVLLLKMQARGAALARPPCCVPTAYAGKLLISLSEERISAHHVPNMVATECGCR, encoded by the exons ATGATGCAGGGTCCACCTCTCTCTCAGCTGGCCCTGGTGCTGTTGGCAGTGGGGGCCCTGCTGGGGGCCAGGACCCTCAGGGGAGAGGTCCCCAgcaccctggccctgcccagggaGCCAACCCCAGGCGGCGGAGGCGGAGGGCTCATCTTGCACCAAGACTGGGACTGGCCACCCCCTGGTGTCTGGCCACCAGGCAGCCCTCGGGACCCCCTGTGCCTGGTGACCCTGGATGGGGGTGGCAACAGGAGCAGTGCTCCCCTGCGGGTGGTGGGGGCCCTGAGCGGCTACGAGCGGGCGTTCCTAGAGGCTGTGCGGCGCGCCCACTGGGGGCCCCGGGACCTGGCCACCTTTGCAGTCTGCCCCCCGAGAGACGGGCAGCCCGCCCTGCCCCATCTGCAGCAGCTGCAGGCATGGCTTGGGGGGCCCGGGGGGCGGCGGCTGGTGGTCCTGCACTTGGAGGAAG TGACGTGGGAGCCGACACCCTCGCTGAGGTTCCAGGAGCCTCCACCTGGAGGAGCCAGCCCCGAAGAGCTGGCGCTGATGGTGCTGTACCCAGGGCCTGGCCCGGAGGTCACCGTCACCGGGGCCGGGCTGCCCGGCGCCCAG AGTCTCTGCCTGAGCCGGGACTCCAGCTACCTGCCCTTGGTTGTGGGACGCCCCGAGGCGGCCTGGCGCGGGCCTGGGCTCGCCCTGACCCTGCGGCGCCGCGGAAACG GTGCGCCACTGAGCACCGCCCAGCTGCAGGCGCTGCTGTTCGGCGCCGACTCCCGCTGCTTCACACGGATGACCCCGGCGCTGCTCCTGCTGCCGCCGCGGGGTCCCACGCCGATGCCCGCGCACGGCCAGCTGGACTCGGTGCCCTTCCCGCAGCCCAG GCCGTCCCCAGAGCCCGAGGAGGCGCCGCCCAGCGCCGATCCCTTCCTGGAGACGCTCACGCGCCTGGTGCGCGCGCTGCGGGGACCCGCGTCCCGAGCCTCGCCGCCGCGTCTGGCCCTGGACCCGGGCTCGCTGACCGGTTTCCCGCAGGGCCAGGTCAACCTGTCGGACCCCGCGGCGCTGGAGCGCCTGCTCGACGGCGAGgagccgctgctgctgctgctgccgcccacGGCAGCCACCCCCGGGGTCCCCGCGCCACTGCAGGGTCCGGCGTCCGCGCTGTGGGCCGCGGGCCTAGCGCGCCGGGTAGCCGCCGAGCTTCAGGCGGCGGCCGCGGAACTGCGCGGCCTCCCGGGGCTGCCGCCCGCCACCACCCCGCTGCTGGCACGCCTACTGGCGCTGTGCCCGGGGAACCCGGTCGGCCCCGGCGGTCCGCTGCGCGCGCTGCTGCTGCTGAAAGCGCTGCAGGGCCTGCGCGCCGAGTGGCGCGGGCGGGAGCGGAGCGGGTCGGCACGGGCGCATCGCAGCGCCGGCACCGCGGCCACCGACGGGCCGTGCGGGCTGCGCGAGCTGAGCGTGGACCTCCGCGCCGAGCGCTCGGTGCTCATCCCGGAGACGTACCAGGCCAACAACTGCCAGGGCGCGTGCGGCTGGCCGCAATCGGACCGCAACCCGCGGTACGGCAACCACGTGGTGCTCCTGCTGAAGATGCAGGCCCGCGGCGCCGCCCTGGCGCGCCCGCCCTGCTGCGTGCCCACGGCCTACGCCGGCAAGCTCCTCATCAGCCTGTCCGAGGAGCGCATCAGCGCGCACCACGTGCCCAACATGGTGGCCACCGAGTGCGGCTGCCGGTGA